The DNA sequence ACCGCTTCGTCGCCGGCACCAACATGCGCGCCTGGACGCATGTCATCCTGCGCAACATCTATTTCTCCCAGGCGCGGCGCGCGCGCTTCAAGGGCGAATGGGACGAATATTCCGCCGACCTGCTGCTCGCCATCCCGGCCGGGCAGGACAGCCATGTGGCACTGGGCGACATGCAGCGCGCGCTGATGCAGCTGCCCGCCGAACAGCGCGAGGCGCTGGTGCTTATGGGCGCCGGCGGCATGACCTGCGAGGAAGTCGCCGAAATCTGCCAATGCGCCACCGGCACGGTGAAGAGCCGCGTCGCCCGCGCCCGCACCGCGCTGCGGGCGCTGCTCGAGGGTGGCCAGCTCACCCAGAGCCGCGCCGACACGCCGACGACCGATGTGTCGGCGCTCGACCAGATCATGGACCAGGCGCGCACCTTTTCGCAGCCGCGCAAGAAGAAGGAACCGCTGCTGCTGCCATGAGCCGCGCTCGGTCCGCCGCTGTGCTTGCCATTGCCAAATCGGCATTGCGGCGCGAGAACAGCGCCAATGTCTGATGCCGCCCCCCCTCCGGTCATCGCGCTTGTCGATGATGACCGCAATATCCTGACCTCGGTGTCGATCGCCCTGCAGGCCGAAGGCTTCACCGTCCGCATGTATTCGGACGGCGATTCGGCACTCAAGGCGCTCATCGACAATCCGCCCGACCTTGCCGTGCTCGACATCAAGATGCCGCGCATGGACGGCATGGAGGTGCTGCGCCGGTTGCGCGAAAAATCGCAGGTGCCGGTGATCTTCCTGACGTCGAAGGATACCGAGATCGACGAGGCGCTCGGCCTGGCGATGGGTGCCGACGATTATATCGGCAAGCCGTTCAGCCAGCGCCTGCTGATCGAACGCATCCGCGCCGTGCTGCGCCGCGCCGCCAACCGGGCGCTGCCGGCCGAGGAGGGCAGCGAGATCGTCGCCACCGAACCGATCATCCGCGGCCGGTTGACGATGGACCCGGCGCGCCACCGCGTCACCTGGGACGCCGGCGAGGGCCGCCGCGGCGATGTCGCGCTGACCGTCACCGAATTCATGATCCTGGAAACGCTGGCCAGCCGGCCCGGCTTCGTCAAGTCGCGCGACCAGCTGATGGATGCCGCCTACCAGGACGATGTCTATGTCGATGATCGCACCATCGACAGCCATATCAAGCGGCTGCGCAAGAAATTCCGCGCCGTCGACCATGAATTCAAGGGCATCGAAACGCTGTATGGGGTCGGCTATCGCTTCAACGAAGCCTGAGCGCGGCGTCGACGCGGCGTCGCAGGCGCGTGCCGCCGGCGAACCGTCGGAGGTT is a window from the Polymorphobacter fuscus genome containing:
- a CDS encoding sigma-70 family RNA polymerase sigma factor → MSRRPQTAPVDRLPGAAAQTPAERDIGTYLRLAFAAVEEATLPAVFLELLEKLGEGEPERSAPAALGDREFKAALAAVIPHLRAFGRSLSGNPDTADDLVQETMLKAWVARDRFVAGTNMRAWTHVILRNIYFSQARRARFKGEWDEYSADLLLAIPAGQDSHVALGDMQRALMQLPAEQREALVLMGAGGMTCEEVAEICQCATGTVKSRVARARTALRALLEGGQLTQSRADTPTTDVSALDQIMDQARTFSQPRKKKEPLLLP
- a CDS encoding response regulator transcription factor; this encodes MSDAAPPPVIALVDDDRNILTSVSIALQAEGFTVRMYSDGDSALKALIDNPPDLAVLDIKMPRMDGMEVLRRLREKSQVPVIFLTSKDTEIDEALGLAMGADDYIGKPFSQRLLIERIRAVLRRAANRALPAEEGSEIVATEPIIRGRLTMDPARHRVTWDAGEGRRGDVALTVTEFMILETLASRPGFVKSRDQLMDAAYQDDVYVDDRTIDSHIKRLRKKFRAVDHEFKGIETLYGVGYRFNEA